In Aegilops tauschii subsp. strangulata cultivar AL8/78 chromosome 3, Aet v6.0, whole genome shotgun sequence, one genomic interval encodes:
- the LOC109776866 gene encoding alpha-mannosidase I MNS4 yields the protein MMQPMRRQGRASPLLCLSAAILAAALLPGAAVADGVTPSEARLLRDEVKDMFYHAFDGYMQHAFPLDELRPLSCQGEDSLGGYALTLIDSLDTLALLGDKERFAAGVEWVGKNVRFDINKTVSVFETNIRILGGLLSAHLIASDYATGMKIESYDDQLLHLSVDLAQRLLPAFDTPTGIPFGSVNLLYGVDDDESKITSTAGGGTLTLEFGVLSRLTNNTVFEQVAKNSVRGIWARRSKLNLVGAHINVFTGEWTQKDAGIGTSIDSFYEYVLKAYLLFGDEEYLYVFQEAYKAAMHYLHHDPWYIEVNMNSGATVWPLFNSLQAFWPGLQVLAGDVDPAIRTHAAFFSVWQKYGFTPEGFNLATSTVQNGQRSYPLRPELIESTYWLFKATRDYRYLDVGRDILASLQYAAKCPCGYCHISDVETHKQDDHMESFFLAETVKYLWLLFDLAVGPDNIVENGPYKYIFSTEGHLLPATPEITLVDEHCLHFGDRGYSSGDGSSIQQSANCAQFDERRTVSSQNSLSNVLFTTRSYIKGVCPGLSHAQKLGISYHDEQDNTQNSRSHEHPDESYADQSSVQIQSSSVILISHPATSPPDEPLKTSSRAQHLENIVVTGDSEPIEVTDATGGSSEGNTEFFSEDTLSISEQIEVTAEEIASQDDHIEDSTS from the exons ATGATGCAGCCGATGCGGCGCCAAGGCCGCGCCTCCCCCCTCCTCTGCCTCTCCGCCGCCATCCTCGCGGCCGCTCTGCTCCCCGGCGCCGCCGTCGCAGACGGCGTCACGCCTTCCGAGGCGCGCCTGCTACGCGACGAG GTGAAAGATATGTTTTATCATGCATTTGATGGGTACATGCAACATGCTTTTCCACTTGATGAGTTGCGACCGTTGAGTTGTCAAGGGGAAGACTCCCTTGGTGGTTATGCACTTACTCTT ATCGACTCTTTGGATACTCTGGCTTTACTAGGTGATAAGGAGAGATTTGCTGCTGGTGTGGAGTGGGTTGGTAAGAACGTCCGCTTTGATATC AACAAAACTGTCTCAGTTTTTGAAACCAATATACGTATACTTGGGGGTCTGTTATCAGCTCACCTGATTGCCAGTGACTATGCCACT GGTATGAAGATCGAGTCTTATGATGATCAGTTACTTCATTTGTCCGTTGACTTGGCCCAGAGGTTGTTACCTGCATTTGACACTCCTACAG GTATTCCATTTGGATCTGTTAATTTATTGTATGGAGTCGATGATGATGAAAGCAAG ATAACATCGACGGCTGGTGGCGGCACTTTGACATTGGAGTTCGGTGTCTTGAGTCGGTTGACTAATAACACTG TTTTTGAGCAAGTTGCAAAAAATTCAGTGCGTGGGATATGGGCACGCAGGTCGAAACTCAACCTTGTCGGTGCCCATATAAATGTCTTTACTGGTGAATGGACACAAAAG GATGCAGGAATCGGCACAAGCATCGACTCGTTCTACGAATATGTTCTGAAG GCATATTTATTGTTCGGAGATGAAGAATACTTGTATGTATTTCAAGAGGCTTACAAGGCTGCCATGCACTACCTCCACCATGATCCTTG GTATATTGAGGTAAATATGAATTCTGGTGCTACTGTTTGGCCACTATTCAATAGTCTGCAGGCATTCTGGCCAGGACTTCAG GTTTTAGCTGGAGATGTCGATCCTGCCATTCGAACACATGCTGCCTTCTTTAGCGTCTGGCAAAAATATGGGTTCACTCCAGAAGGGTTTAATCTTGCTACATCCACTGTTCAG AACGGACAAAGGAGCTACCCGCTGCGGCCTGAGTTGATTGAAAGCACATATTGGCTATTCAAGGCTACCAGAGATTATAG GTACCTTGATGTTGGAAGGGATATACTAGCAAGCCTTCAATATGCTGCTAAATGTCCTTGTGGCTACTGCCACATTTCAGATGTGGAAACCCACAAGCAGGATGACCACATGGAGAGTTTTTTCCTTGCAGAAACG GTAAAATATCTCTGGCTTCTTTTTGATTTAGCTGTAGGCCCTGATAACATTGTTGAAAATGGGCCATATAA ATACATATTCAGCACAGAAGGCCATTTGTTACCTGCTACTCCCGAAATAACCTTGGTAGATGAGCATTGCCTTCATTTTGGAGACCGTGGCTACAGCAGTGGTGATGGTTCCAGTATACAGCAAAGTGCTAACTGTGCCCAGTTTGATGAAAGACGGACTGTTTCCAGTCAAAATTCATTGTCCAATGTTTTGTTCACAACAAGAAGTTACATCAAG GGAGTTTGTCCAGGATTGAGTCATGCACAGAAACTTGGCATATCATACCATGACGAACAGGATAACACGCAGAATTCTAGAAGTCATGAGCACCCCGATGAATCTTATGCGGACCAATCCAGTGTCCAGATTCAATCAAGTTCTGTAATATTGATCTCTCATCCAGCCACAAGCCCTCCTGACGAGCCTTTGAAAACCagttcaagagctcaacaccTTGAAAATATTGTGGTAACAGGCGATTCTGAGCCAATAGAAGTTACTGATGCTACTGGTGGCTCGTCCGAAGGAAACACTGAATTTTTTTCCGAAGACACCTTAAGCATCTCTGAACAGATAGAAGTTACTGCTGAAGAGATTGCATCTCAGGACGATCATATTGAAGATAGTACCAGCTGA
- the LOC109776867 gene encoding photosystem II reaction center W protein, chloroplastic: MATISAAAATTVVARAAIARPQALGLPQLRTRSERVRCSYSKDAKEATPAAAVRGAGASLLAAAGAVTASAGPALALVDERMSTEGTGLSLGLSNNLLGWILLGVFGLIWSLYTVYTSGLDEDEESGGLSL, translated from the exons ATGGCTACCATcagcgccgccgcggcgaccaccGTCGTCGCCCGTGCCGCCATCGCCAGGCCGCAGGCCCTAG GTCTGCCCCAGCTGAGGACGAGGAGCGAGAGGGTGAGGTGCAGCTACTCCAAGGACGCCAAGGAGGCGACCCCGGCGGCCGCCGTCCGCGGGGCCGGCGCGTCCCTGCTCGCCGCGGCGGGCGCGGTGACCGCGTCCGCGGGGCCGGCGCTCGCTCTGGTCGACGAGCGGATGTCGACGGAGGGCACCGGGCTCAGCCTGGGGCTGAGCAACAACCTGCTGGGGTGGATCCTCCTGGGCGTCTTCGGCCTCATCTGGTCGCTCTACACCGTCTACACCTCCGGCCTCGACGAGGACGAGGAGTCCGGCGGCCTCTCGCTCTAA